One region of Aurantimonas sp. HBX-1 genomic DNA includes:
- a CDS encoding PA0069 family radical SAM protein produces the protein MQDVSVADRAAFASANGVEIANQLIDGSGLRVDRSRRRGRGAGINPTGRYEPFARVAFDDGWNSLEELPPFKTEVQVEAPKTIITRNSSPDISFDRSINPYRGCEHGCVYCFARPTHAYMGMSPGLDFESKLFAKPNAAELLERELSKPGYEVRSIAIGTNTDPYQPVEKTWRIMREVLEVLEAANHPVGIVTKSALVTRDIDILSRMAAKGLAKVALSVTTLDRSLARTMEPRAATPAKRLEAVKALSEAGIPAMVMMAPIIPGLTDSEIERVLDSAQSAGAREVGYVLLRLPLEVSPLFKEWLLRHYPNRYRHVLSLLRSMRDGKDYDAEWGKRMRGTGPYAFQIRRRFEMTARRLGLNEERTKLRCDLFTPPRGTGVQLALL, from the coding sequence ATGCAGGACGTCAGCGTCGCGGATCGCGCCGCCTTCGCTTCGGCGAACGGCGTCGAGATCGCCAATCAGTTGATCGACGGATCGGGCCTTCGGGTCGACCGCTCGCGGCGGCGGGGCCGCGGCGCGGGGATCAACCCGACCGGCCGCTACGAGCCCTTCGCCCGGGTCGCCTTCGACGACGGCTGGAACAGTCTCGAGGAACTGCCGCCGTTCAAGACCGAGGTGCAGGTCGAGGCGCCGAAGACCATCATCACCCGCAACAGCTCGCCGGACATCTCGTTCGACCGCTCGATCAATCCGTATCGGGGCTGCGAGCATGGCTGCGTCTACTGCTTCGCGCGGCCGACCCACGCCTATATGGGCATGTCGCCGGGCCTCGACTTCGAATCGAAGCTGTTCGCCAAGCCGAACGCGGCCGAGCTCCTGGAGCGGGAACTGTCGAAGCCCGGCTACGAGGTTCGCTCGATCGCCATCGGCACCAATACCGACCCGTACCAGCCGGTGGAGAAGACCTGGCGGATCATGCGCGAGGTGCTGGAGGTACTAGAGGCGGCGAACCACCCGGTAGGCATCGTCACCAAGTCGGCGCTGGTGACGCGCGACATCGACATCCTGTCGCGCATGGCGGCCAAGGGCCTCGCCAAGGTGGCGCTTTCGGTGACGACGCTCGACCGCAGCCTGGCCCGGACGATGGAACCCCGGGCTGCGACGCCGGCAAAGCGTCTGGAGGCGGTCAAGGCGCTGAGCGAGGCCGGCATCCCGGCGATGGTGATGATGGCACCGATCATTCCGGGCCTCACCGATTCGGAAATCGAGCGGGTGCTCGATTCGGCGCAGTCCGCCGGCGCGCGGGAGGTCGGCTACGTGCTGCTGCGCCTGCCGCTGGAGGTCTCGCCGCTGTTCAAGGAATGGCTGCTGCGCCACTACCCCAACCGCTACCGCCACGTGCTGTCGCTGCTGCGATCGATGCGCGACGGCAAGGATTACGACGCGGAGTGGGGCAAGCGCATGCGCGGCACCGGGCCCTATGCCTTCCAGATCCGGCGGCGCTTCGAGATGACCGCCCGCCGGCTGGGTCTCAACGAGGAGCGCACCAAGCTGCGCTGCGACCTGTTCACGCCGCCGCGGGGCACAGGCGTGCAACTCGCGCTGCTCTAG
- a CDS encoding ribonuclease HII translates to MMARRSSDSPALPKGPAADTAGPDYSREAALLGSGARCVAGIDEAGRGPLAGPVVAAAVILDAARLPQGLDDSKKIERAERERLFAEIVATAWVGIASASAREIDILNIRGATLLAMRRALHALGDPPCHVLIDGRDVPPRLRCPGTAVIAGDALSLSIAAASIVAKVTRDRMMQRACPTYAGYGFSRHVGYATAEHLAAIARLGPSPLHRMSFRPLRADLLDAAE, encoded by the coding sequence ATCATGGCTCGCCGTTCATCCGATTCTCCCGCTCTTCCAAAGGGCCCGGCCGCCGATACGGCTGGGCCCGACTATTCACGCGAAGCCGCGCTGCTCGGTTCGGGCGCGCGCTGCGTCGCCGGCATCGACGAGGCAGGGCGAGGGCCGCTCGCCGGCCCGGTGGTGGCGGCAGCGGTGATCCTCGACGCCGCCCGGCTGCCGCAGGGCCTCGACGATTCCAAGAAGATCGAGAGGGCCGAGCGCGAACGGCTGTTTGCCGAGATCGTCGCGACGGCGTGGGTCGGGATCGCTTCCGCCAGCGCCCGCGAGATCGACATACTTAACATTCGCGGCGCGACGCTGCTGGCGATGCGCCGGGCGCTGCATGCGCTGGGCGATCCGCCCTGCCACGTGCTGATCGACGGGCGCGACGTCCCGCCGCGGCTGCGCTGCCCCGGCACCGCGGTGATCGCCGGCGACGCCCTGAGCCTGTCGATCGCCGCCGCCTCGATCGTCGCCAAGGTCACCCGCGACCGGATGATGCAGCGCGCCTGCCCCACCTATGCCGGCTACGGGTTTTCGCGGCATGTGGGCTATGCCACCGCCGAGCATCTCGCGGCGATCGCCCGTCTCGGCCCGTCGCCGCTGCATCGCATGAGCTTCCGGCCACTGCGCGCCGATCTGCTGGACGCGGCGGAGTAG
- a CDS encoding F0F1 ATP synthase subunit B — MFVSQAFAQTESPDVLLPPASPAPSTHGEIYVEEGHEGGFPPFETEYFPSQLLWLAITFGIFYLVLKKVILPRIAGILENRRDRIALDLEAADRMRADADEAQAAYEQELAEARDRAHKIALEAKESARSDAESERKRIDGELDDRLGAAQLRIDDIKREALKDVGAIAEDATDAILREVARIEAPREEIAGAVNAVRS; from the coding sequence ATGTTCGTTAGCCAAGCCTTCGCGCAGACCGAATCGCCCGACGTCCTGCTTCCGCCGGCGTCACCGGCGCCGTCGACGCATGGCGAAATCTATGTCGAGGAAGGTCACGAAGGCGGTTTCCCGCCATTCGAGACGGAATATTTCCCATCGCAGCTGCTCTGGCTGGCGATCACCTTCGGCATCTTCTACCTCGTCCTGAAGAAGGTCATCCTGCCGCGGATCGCCGGCATTCTCGAGAACCGCCGCGATCGCATCGCGCTCGATCTCGAGGCGGCCGACCGCATGCGCGCCGACGCCGACGAGGCGCAGGCCGCTTACGAGCAGGAACTCGCCGAAGCCCGCGACCGCGCCCACAAGATCGCGCTCGAAGCCAAGGAGTCGGCCCGGTCCGACGCCGAAAGCGAGCGCAAGCGCATCGACGGCGAACTGGACGACCGGCTCGGCGCCGCCCAGTTGCGGATCGACGACATCAAGCGCGAGGCGCTGAAGGATGTCGGAGCCATCGCCGAGGACGCCACCGACGCGATCCTGCGCGAGGTTGCGCGCATCGAGGCCCCGCGCGAGGAAATCGCCGGCGCCGTCAACGCGGTTCGGAGCTGA
- a CDS encoding AtpZ/AtpI family protein — MTADQPNDPDPTLPPVDEAALAARRAALARRIAEQRQRLPENREPADRSQGMQGVAQGLKIASEFVAGILVGAAIGYLIDTLAGTSPFGLIIFLMIGFAAGVLNVIRGASGSGPAGGPPGGSPGTPD, encoded by the coding sequence ATGACGGCCGACCAACCGAACGATCCCGACCCGACGCTGCCGCCGGTCGACGAGGCGGCGCTGGCCGCCCGCCGGGCCGCGCTTGCCCGGCGAATCGCCGAGCAGCGGCAGCGGCTGCCCGAGAACCGCGAGCCGGCGGACCGCTCGCAGGGAATGCAGGGCGTCGCGCAGGGGCTGAAGATCGCCAGCGAATTCGTCGCGGGCATCCTGGTCGGCGCCGCGATCGGCTATCTGATCGACACGCTGGCCGGCACCTCACCCTTCGGGCTCATCATCTTCCTGATGATCGGCTTCGCCGCCGGCGTCCTCAACGTCATCCGCGGCGCCTCCGGCAGTGGCCCGGCCGGCGGTCCCCCGGGAGGCAGCCCCGGCACGCCGGATTGA
- a CDS encoding amino acid permease → MLSERKAISYQTADAAYFDKRSLKKYAGVWSLWALGVGAVISGHYSGWNLGLASGGWGGMFIATILIAIMYLGLTFSIAEMSPALPHTGAAYSFARTAMGRWGGFITGLCENVEYVLTPAVIVFFIGAYLTGIFETPAAFQPVWWILGYIVFVGLNVVGVELSFKVTVVVTLMALAVLVIFWISAIPNIDFAANALDIAPGGGLLEGGNGPFLPFGLTGALTALPFAVWLFLAIEQLPLAAEESVDPKRDMPRGILLGMLTLIVSAFMILFLNPSLPGVGSFELGSSGEPLLAGFSAIYGSGIAKLLAFVAIIGLIASFHTIIFAQGRQIYSLSRAGYFPRALSLTHDQRKTPHLAMVVGASVGLVIMLVLFFGLGADAGSAIIGGTLLNMAVFGAMCSYIAQAVSFILLRRNHAHIARPYRSPFGIPGAVATIVIAAVTLVFQLSDPTYRAGVIGVAIWFAVGIAYFALVGRHHLILSPEEEFAIEQAERAKGDAAAVGGVAV, encoded by the coding sequence ATGCTGTCCGAACGCAAAGCCATTTCGTACCAGACCGCCGACGCGGCCTATTTCGACAAGCGCAGCCTGAAGAAATACGCCGGCGTCTGGTCGCTGTGGGCGCTCGGCGTCGGCGCCGTGATCTCCGGCCACTATTCCGGCTGGAACCTCGGCCTCGCCTCCGGCGGCTGGGGCGGCATGTTCATCGCCACCATCCTTATCGCCATCATGTATCTCGGGCTGACTTTCTCCATCGCCGAGATGTCGCCGGCGCTGCCGCACACCGGCGCCGCCTATTCCTTCGCGCGCACCGCCATGGGCCGCTGGGGCGGCTTCATCACCGGGCTCTGCGAGAACGTCGAGTACGTGCTGACGCCGGCGGTGATCGTGTTCTTCATCGGCGCCTATCTGACCGGCATCTTCGAGACGCCGGCCGCCTTCCAGCCGGTCTGGTGGATCCTCGGCTACATCGTCTTCGTCGGTCTCAACGTCGTCGGGGTGGAGCTGTCCTTCAAGGTGACGGTGGTCGTGACGCTGATGGCACTGGCGGTGCTCGTCATCTTCTGGATCTCGGCGATCCCGAATATCGACTTCGCCGCCAACGCGCTCGACATCGCGCCCGGCGGCGGCCTGCTCGAGGGCGGCAACGGGCCGTTCCTGCCCTTCGGCCTTACCGGCGCGCTCACGGCTCTGCCCTTCGCCGTCTGGCTGTTCCTGGCGATCGAGCAATTGCCGCTCGCCGCCGAGGAATCGGTGGACCCGAAGCGCGACATGCCGCGGGGCATCCTGCTCGGCATGCTGACGCTGATCGTCTCGGCCTTCATGATCCTGTTCCTCAACCCCTCGCTGCCGGGCGTCGGCTCCTTCGAACTGGGCTCGTCCGGCGAGCCGCTGCTGGCCGGCTTCAGCGCGATCTACGGGTCGGGCATCGCCAAGCTGCTCGCCTTCGTCGCGATCATCGGGCTGATCGCCTCCTTCCACACGATCATCTTCGCGCAGGGGCGGCAGATCTACTCGCTCTCGCGGGCCGGCTATTTCCCGCGGGCCCTGTCGCTGACCCACGACCAGCGCAAGACCCCGCATCTCGCCATGGTGGTCGGGGCCTCCGTCGGCCTGGTGATCATGCTGGTGCTGTTCTTCGGCCTCGGCGCCGACGCCGGTTCCGCTATCATCGGCGGCACGCTGCTCAACATGGCGGTGTTCGGCGCCATGTGCTCCTACATCGCGCAGGCGGTGTCGTTCATCCTGCTGCGCCGCAACCACGCCCATATCGCCCGGCCGTATCGCAGCCCCTTCGGCATCCCGGGCGCCGTCGCGACCATCGTCATCGCGGCGGTGACGCTGGTCTTCCAGCTCTCCGATCCGACCTATCGCGCCGGCGTCATAGGGGTGGCGATCTGGTTCGCCGTCGGGATCGCCTATTTCGCGCTGGTGGGCCGGCATCACCTGATCCTCTCGCCGGAGGAGGAATTCGCCATCGAGCAGGCGGAGCGGGCGAAGGGCGACGCGGCGGCGGTCGGCGGCGTCGCCGTCTGA
- a CDS encoding glycosyl transferase family 2 codes for MLTVLMECGADDQGVAATLATLVPGAVEGVVREVVLIDRQMSAESRKVADHAGCRIVAPADLRTVVASARGEWLLLLEPGARLQPGWIEAVIEHGDAVARGNPRNPAARFARSRADRPGFFERLRQVRGALAEGFLMPKPQAVGRARTASSLEAMARGLAVVTLPADIRPAPASRARR; via the coding sequence ATGCTGACGGTGCTGATGGAATGCGGAGCGGACGATCAGGGGGTGGCGGCGACGCTGGCGACCCTGGTGCCGGGCGCCGTCGAGGGCGTCGTGCGCGAGGTCGTGCTGATCGATCGCCAGATGTCGGCGGAAAGCCGCAAGGTGGCCGATCATGCCGGGTGCCGCATCGTGGCGCCGGCCGATCTGCGGACCGTGGTCGCGTCGGCGCGCGGGGAGTGGCTGCTGTTGCTCGAGCCGGGGGCGCGGCTGCAGCCGGGCTGGATCGAGGCGGTGATCGAGCATGGCGACGCGGTTGCCCGCGGCAATCCCCGCAATCCGGCGGCGCGCTTTGCGCGGTCGCGGGCGGACAGGCCGGGCTTCTTCGAGCGGCTGCGTCAGGTCCGCGGCGCCCTCGCCGAAGGTTTCCTCATGCCGAAGCCGCAGGCCGTGGGACGCGCCAGGACAGCCTCGAGTCTCGAGGCGATGGCAAGGGGGCTCGCCGTGGTGACCCTGCCGGCCGACATCCGCCCGGCGCCCGCCAGTCGCGCAAGGCGCTGA
- a CDS encoding F0F1 ATP synthase subunit B, with translation MDNSFWAFVGLVLFLAIVWYVRAPQKVGKTLDDRAVRIRQEIEEARELKEEAKQQLAEYQRRRREAEVEAQDILAAAKREAALMLEDAKRRNEEYIARRTAMAESKIAQAETDAIAEVRASAVDLAVAAAAKILAERQAAEGGRFIGESIAAVRQNLN, from the coding sequence ATGGACAATTCATTCTGGGCCTTTGTCGGCCTCGTCCTGTTTCTCGCGATCGTCTGGTACGTCCGCGCGCCGCAGAAGGTCGGCAAGACCCTCGACGATCGCGCCGTGCGCATCCGCCAGGAAATCGAGGAAGCCCGCGAGCTGAAGGAAGAGGCCAAGCAGCAGCTGGCCGAATATCAGCGCCGCCGTCGCGAAGCCGAGGTGGAAGCGCAGGACATCCTCGCCGCCGCCAAGCGCGAGGCCGCGCTGATGCTCGAGGACGCCAAGCGGCGCAACGAGGAATATATCGCCCGTCGCACCGCCATGGCCGAGTCGAAGATCGCCCAGGCCGAGACCGATGCCATCGCCGAGGTGCGCGCCTCTGCCGTCGACCTCGCCGTCGCGGCCGCCGCGAAGATCCTGGCCGAGCGCCAAGCGGCCGAGGGTGGCCGGTTCATCGGCGAATCGATCGCTGCCGTCCGCCAGAACCTGAACTGA
- a CDS encoding aldo/keto reductase produces MKTIKLGRTGLDVTPICLGCMSYGVPEAGTHPWSMPEEESRPFIRRAIELGINFFDTANAYSAGTSEEIVGRALKDFGRRDELVIATKVFTRMHDGPNGAGLSRKAIMSEIDKSLKRLGTDYVDLYQIHRWDYGTPIEETLEALHDVVKAGKARYIGASSMYAWQFAKALHLSDRHGWARFVTMQNHLNLLYREEEREMLPLCRDEGIAVIPWSPLARGRLTRPFGEATNRTETDEVGKVLYKAHEEADKAVIEAVGDIAAARGVPRAQIALAWVRQQPGVAAPIVGATKMQHLEDAVAALAIDLTAEEIAALEAPYVPRPVAGFR; encoded by the coding sequence ATGAAGACGATCAAGCTCGGCCGCACCGGCCTCGACGTGACGCCCATCTGCCTCGGCTGCATGAGCTACGGCGTTCCGGAAGCCGGGACCCATCCGTGGTCGATGCCGGAAGAGGAGAGCCGCCCCTTCATCCGCCGCGCGATCGAACTCGGCATCAACTTCTTCGACACCGCCAACGCCTATTCGGCCGGCACCAGCGAGGAGATCGTCGGGCGGGCGCTGAAGGATTTCGGCCGGCGCGACGAGCTGGTCATCGCCACCAAGGTGTTCACCCGCATGCATGACGGGCCGAACGGCGCCGGCCTGTCACGCAAGGCGATCATGAGCGAGATCGACAAGAGCCTGAAGCGGCTCGGCACCGACTATGTCGACCTCTACCAGATCCACCGCTGGGACTACGGCACGCCGATCGAGGAGACGCTCGAGGCGCTGCACGACGTGGTGAAGGCCGGCAAGGCCCGCTATATCGGCGCGTCCTCGATGTATGCCTGGCAGTTCGCCAAGGCCCTGCATCTGTCTGACCGTCACGGCTGGGCCCGCTTCGTCACCATGCAGAACCACCTCAACCTGCTCTATCGCGAGGAGGAGCGCGAGATGCTGCCGCTCTGCCGCGACGAGGGAATCGCGGTCATCCCGTGGTCGCCGCTGGCGCGCGGCCGGCTGACCCGGCCGTTCGGCGAGGCCACCAACCGCACCGAGACCGACGAGGTCGGCAAGGTTCTCTACAAGGCGCATGAGGAGGCCGACAAAGCCGTGATCGAGGCGGTCGGCGACATCGCCGCGGCACGCGGCGTCCCGCGCGCCCAGATCGCGCTCGCCTGGGTACGGCAGCAGCCGGGCGTCGCTGCGCCGATCGTCGGCGCCACCAAGATGCAGCATCTGGAAGACGCCGTGGCGGCGCTCGCGATCGATCTGACGGCCGAGGAGATCGCGGCGCTGGAGGCGCCCTACGTGCCGCGCCCGGTCGCCGGCTTTCGCTGA
- a CDS encoding F0F1 ATP synthase subunit A: protein MATNPTDPIHQFVISSIVPIEIGGLDFSFTNSALFMVVTVALTTALLYYSTRGRGLVPNRMQSVSELSYEFIANMLRDAAGSGGMRFFPFVFSLFMFILVANLLGMMPYFFTVTSHLIVTFALALLVIGVVVVYGIKKNGLGFFKLFVPSGVPAILVPLVVIIEVVSFLSRPVSLSVRLFANMLAGHITLKVFSGFIVSMSAMGALGIGGAILPLFMTVALTALEFLVAALQAYVFAVLTCMYLNDAIHPGH from the coding sequence TTGGCGACCAACCCGACCGATCCGATCCACCAGTTCGTGATCTCCAGCATCGTGCCGATCGAGATCGGCGGACTGGACTTCTCGTTCACCAATTCCGCCCTGTTCATGGTGGTCACGGTCGCGCTGACGACGGCGCTGCTCTATTACTCGACGCGCGGGCGCGGCCTGGTGCCGAACCGCATGCAGTCGGTCTCCGAGCTGTCCTACGAATTCATCGCGAACATGCTGCGCGATGCCGCGGGCTCCGGGGGGATGCGCTTCTTCCCCTTCGTGTTCTCGCTGTTCATGTTCATCCTCGTCGCCAACCTGCTCGGGATGATGCCGTACTTCTTCACCGTGACCAGCCATCTGATCGTCACCTTCGCGCTGGCGCTCCTGGTGATCGGCGTCGTGGTGGTCTACGGCATCAAGAAGAACGGCCTCGGCTTCTTCAAGCTGTTCGTGCCCTCCGGCGTGCCGGCGATCCTGGTGCCGCTGGTGGTGATCATCGAGGTCGTGTCGTTCCTGTCCCGGCCGGTTTCGCTCTCGGTTCGTCTCTTCGCCAACATGCTGGCGGGCCACATCACCCTGAAGGTGTTCTCGGGCTTCATCGTTTCGATGTCGGCCATGGGCGCCCTCGGCATCGGCGGCGCGATCCTGCCGCTCTTCATGACCGTCGCTCTGACGGCACTCGAATTCCTGGTCGCCGCGTTGCAAGCCTACGTCTTCGCGGTCCTGACCTGCATGTATCTCAACGACGCGATCCATCCAGGCCACTAA
- a CDS encoding 4-(cytidine 5'-diphospho)-2-C-methyl-D-erythritol kinase, with protein sequence MPTLPILDAAATAPAKVNLALHVVGQRADGYHLLESLVTFVAAAADRVSVTAGGGTDTLVVAGPYAAAVPGGADNILLQAAAFARARMAVLGEILPPVAIRLDKNLPVASGVGGGSADAAALLRIISDAWPAARGVIAAEAVALGADVPMCLAGRPALVFGVGEQVEPLADLPDLPLLLVNPGVPVSTPAVFRNLTSRSNPKLPALPPEGFRHAAAVADWLETTRNDLAAPAIAIAPAIEEVTAELRDRGALFARMSGSGATVFGLFADHASLQRARLALMAAHPRWWVSDPADTELTAA encoded by the coding sequence GTGCCGACGCTTCCCATCCTCGACGCCGCCGCCACGGCGCCCGCCAAGGTCAATCTGGCGCTGCATGTCGTCGGCCAGCGCGCCGACGGCTACCATCTGCTGGAAAGCCTGGTGACCTTCGTCGCCGCGGCCGCCGACCGGGTGTCCGTGACCGCGGGCGGCGGCACGGACACGCTGGTCGTCGCAGGTCCCTACGCCGCCGCGGTACCGGGCGGCGCGGACAACATCCTGCTGCAGGCGGCGGCCTTCGCGCGGGCGCGCATGGCGGTGCTCGGGGAGATACTGCCGCCGGTCGCCATCCGCCTCGACAAGAACCTGCCTGTCGCCTCCGGCGTCGGTGGTGGTTCCGCGGATGCGGCGGCGCTGCTGCGCATCATCTCGGACGCCTGGCCGGCCGCACGCGGCGTCATCGCCGCCGAAGCCGTGGCGCTCGGCGCCGACGTGCCGATGTGCCTGGCAGGCCGCCCTGCCCTCGTTTTCGGTGTCGGCGAGCAGGTCGAGCCGCTGGCAGATCTTCCCGACCTGCCGCTCCTGCTGGTCAATCCGGGCGTTCCCGTATCGACGCCGGCGGTCTTCCGAAACCTCACGAGCCGCTCGAACCCGAAGCTGCCGGCGCTGCCGCCGGAGGGTTTTCGGCACGCCGCGGCCGTTGCGGACTGGCTGGAGACGACCCGCAACGACCTCGCCGCGCCCGCCATCGCGATCGCCCCGGCGATCGAAGAGGTCACGGCCGAACTGCGTGATCGCGGCGCGCTGTTCGCGCGGATGTCCGGATCCGGCGCCACCGTCTTCGGCCTGTTCGCCGACCATGCGTCGCTGCAGCGGGCCCGGCTTGCCCTCATGGCGGCCCATCCCCGATGGTGGGTCTCGGACCCCGCCGACACGGAGCTGACTGCAGCATGA
- a CDS encoding F0F1 ATP synthase subunit C, which translates to MDAEAARYIGAGLACFGMAGTALGLGNMFAAYLSGALRNPSAADGQFGRLIFGFAVTEALGIFSLLIALLLLFAV; encoded by the coding sequence ATGGACGCGGAAGCAGCAAGATACATCGGTGCCGGCCTCGCATGCTTCGGCATGGCCGGAACCGCCCTCGGTCTCGGCAACATGTTCGCCGCCTACCTCTCGGGCGCACTGCGCAACCCGTCGGCCGCTGACGGCCAGTTCGGCCGCCTGATCTTCGGCTTCGCGGTCACGGAAGCGCTCGGCATCTTCTCGCTGCTGATCGCGCTCCTGCTGCTCTTCGCCGTCTGA
- the moaB gene encoding molybdenum cofactor biosynthesis protein B has translation MSDERAFIPLGIAILTVSDTRGLEDDRSGAVLVERLTAKGHRLADRQIVTDDVAAIRQVVSDWCSRADVDVVITTGGTGFTGRDVTPEALEPLFEKRMDGFSAIFHRISFDKIGVSTIQSRATGGVINATFVFALPGSPGACRDGWDHILEPQLDYRHKPCNFVEIMPRLDEHLRRGGRSA, from the coding sequence ATGAGCGACGAACGCGCCTTCATTCCGCTGGGGATCGCCATCCTCACCGTCTCCGACACGCGAGGCCTCGAGGACGACCGGTCGGGCGCGGTGCTGGTCGAGCGGCTGACCGCCAAGGGCCACCGCCTTGCCGACCGGCAGATCGTCACCGACGACGTCGCCGCGATCAGGCAGGTCGTCTCCGACTGGTGCAGCCGGGCGGACGTCGACGTGGTGATCACCACCGGCGGCACCGGCTTCACCGGCCGCGACGTAACGCCGGAAGCGCTCGAGCCGCTTTTCGAGAAGCGCATGGACGGCTTCTCGGCGATCTTCCACCGGATCTCCTTCGACAAGATCGGCGTCTCGACGATCCAGTCGCGGGCGACGGGCGGGGTCATCAACGCCACCTTCGTCTTCGCCCTGCCCGGCTCGCCCGGGGCCTGCCGCGACGGGTGGGACCACATCCTCGAGCCGCAGCTGGATTACCGGCACAAGCCCTGCAACTTCGTCGAGATCATGCCCCGGCTGGACGAGCATCTGCGCCGCGGCGGTCGCTCCGCCTGA
- a CDS encoding tetratricopeptide repeat protein gives MQTTRLLSLLTAALVLSGSPLSALAAGPTSEPPAAVGVRAQSLSGAYLAAKAAQLEGDLEAASDFYSQALAIDPDSDLLQQDAMFAFFADGRFEEGIDLAAKLRDTPEASKVARITLGVDALRKGDYDKAITELDIVNPSDLDALLLGHLTAWAELGAGRVDAALSRIDELDSVPWYAIFNAYEKGLLAEVAGRVDVARRAYSQVVDDQELARTSPDAYLAAAEALARLEMRADDSKAALAAVDKGLELVGSYDPLLHLRQRIEKGETIEPAVADVQDGAAETLYILGQAINRGDGQQVALLYFQLARAIEPRSPALLTALAGIAERSERLDLAISYYQEIPESSAYRRTAELQIGLDLWYAERKEEAKEHLRRAVRDYPDDVQAHSALADVLSADKDYAGAAESLDQAIRLAEAEDSAGWNLYYQRGIAHERLKQWDKAEPDFRKALELSPNQPAVLNYLGYSWVDMNRNLEEGLDMIKKAVTLRPNDGYIIDSLGWAYYRLGRYQDAVDELERAVLITPMDPTINDHLGDAYWHVGRKREAEFQWERALNGEPAPEPEVVEAIKVKLEKGLQPETDEGGSADGKAAPAADAAETGGPRANAAPPETGTKAD, from the coding sequence TCCGGCGCCTATCTGGCCGCCAAGGCGGCGCAGCTCGAGGGCGATCTCGAGGCCGCCAGCGACTTCTACAGCCAGGCGCTGGCGATCGATCCCGATTCCGACCTTCTGCAGCAGGACGCGATGTTCGCGTTCTTCGCCGACGGCCGGTTCGAGGAAGGCATCGATCTCGCGGCCAAGCTGCGGGACACGCCGGAAGCCAGCAAGGTCGCGCGCATCACCCTCGGCGTCGATGCGCTCCGCAAGGGCGACTACGACAAGGCGATCACCGAGCTCGACATCGTCAATCCGAGCGACCTCGACGCGCTGCTTCTGGGTCATCTGACCGCTTGGGCGGAACTCGGCGCCGGCCGCGTCGACGCCGCCCTCTCGCGCATCGACGAGCTCGACAGCGTGCCGTGGTACGCGATCTTCAACGCCTACGAGAAGGGGCTGCTCGCCGAGGTGGCGGGACGCGTCGACGTCGCGCGGCGCGCCTACAGCCAGGTGGTCGACGACCAGGAACTCGCCCGCACCTCCCCGGACGCCTATCTCGCGGCGGCCGAGGCGCTGGCGCGGCTGGAGATGCGGGCCGACGACAGCAAGGCGGCGCTGGCGGCGGTCGACAAGGGCCTCGAGCTGGTGGGCAGCTACGATCCGCTGCTGCACCTGCGCCAGCGTATCGAAAAGGGCGAGACCATCGAGCCGGCGGTCGCCGACGTTCAGGATGGCGCGGCGGAGACGCTGTACATTCTTGGCCAGGCGATCAACCGCGGCGACGGGCAGCAGGTGGCGCTGCTCTACTTCCAGCTGGCGCGGGCGATCGAGCCCCGTAGCCCGGCGCTCCTGACCGCGCTCGCCGGCATCGCCGAGCGCTCCGAGCGCCTCGACCTCGCCATCTCCTACTATCAGGAAATCCCCGAGAGCTCGGCCTATCGGCGCACCGCCGAGCTGCAGATCGGCCTCGACCTCTGGTATGCCGAGCGCAAGGAAGAGGCGAAGGAGCACCTGCGCCGCGCCGTCCGCGACTATCCCGACGACGTTCAGGCCCACTCCGCGCTCGCCGATGTCTTGTCCGCGGACAAGGACTATGCCGGCGCCGCCGAATCGCTCGACCAGGCGATACGGCTGGCGGAAGCCGAGGATTCCGCCGGCTGGAACCTCTATTACCAGCGCGGCATCGCGCACGAGCGGCTGAAGCAGTGGGACAAGGCCGAGCCGGACTTCCGCAAGGCGCTGGAGCTGTCGCCGAACCAGCCGGCGGTGCTGAACTATCTCGGCTATTCCTGGGTCGACATGAACCGGAACCTCGAAGAGGGGCTGGACATGATCAAGAAGGCGGTGACCCTTCGGCCCAACGACGGCTACATCATCGACTCGCTCGGCTGGGCCTATTACCGGCTCGGACGCTACCAGGATGCGGTCGACGAGCTGGAACGCGCGGTGCTGATCACGCCGATGGACCCGACCATCAACGACCATCTGGGCGATGCCTACTGGCATGTCGGCCGCAAGCGCGAGGCCGAGTTCCAGTGGGAGCGGGCGCTGAACGGCGAGCCGGCGCCCGAGCCCGAGGTGGTCGAGGCCATCAAGGTGAAGCTCGAGAAGGGGCTGCAGCCGGAGACCGACGAGGGCGGCTCGGCGGACGGCAAGGCCGCGCCGGCGGCGGATGCGGCCGAGACCGGCGGGCCGCGCGCCAATGCCGCGCCGCCGGAGACCGGCACCAAGGCCGACTGA